One genomic segment of Pseudorca crassidens isolate mPseCra1 chromosome X, mPseCra1.hap1, whole genome shotgun sequence includes these proteins:
- the IDS gene encoding iduronate 2-sulfatase isoform X1 → MLPPGGGLLWLGLVLGSVGSAALGSSATDALNVLLIIVDDLRPSLGCYGDKVIRSPNMDQLASRSLLFQNAFAQQAVCAPSRVSLLTGRRPDTTRLYDFNSYWRAHSGNFSTIPQYFKENGYVTMSVGKVFHPGVSSNHSDDSPYSWSVPPYHPSSEKYENTKTCRGPDGELRANLLCPVDVADVPEGTLPDKQSTEQAIRLLGKMKTSGSPFFLAVGYHKPHIPFRYPKEFQKLYPLENITLAPDPQVPAGLPPVAYNPWMDIRQREDVQALNLSVPYGPIPADFQRKIRQSYFACVSYLDTQVGHLLSALDDLQLASSTIVALTSDHGWALGEHGEWAKYSNFDVTTRVPLLFYVPGRTAPLPAAGDKLFPYLDPFDSISESVEPGRQTGDLVELLSLFPTLAGLAGLPVPPRCPIPSFHVELCREGRNLLKHFQVRDSEEDLYIRGNPRELVAYSQYPRPADSPQWNSDKPSLEDIKVMGYSIRTVDYRYTVWVGFNPREFLANFSDVHAGELYFVASDPWQDHNMYNDSQGGALPRSLTP, encoded by the exons ATGCTGCCGCCAGGCGGGGGCCTGCTCTGGCTTGGCCTGGTCCTGGGCTCCGTCGGATCCGCGGCGCTGGGCAGCTCGGCCACAG ATGCTCTGAATGTCCTTTTAATCATCGTGGATGACCTACGCCCCTCCCTGGGTTGTTACGGGGACAAGGTCATAAGGTCCCCAAACATGGACCAGCTGGCCTCCCGCAGCCTCCTCTTCCAGAATGCCTTTGCCCAG CAAGCCGTGTGCGCCCCGAGCCGCGTGTCCTTGCTCACCGGGAGGAGACCAGACACTACCCGCCTGTATGACTTCAACTCCTACTGGAGGGCACACTCTGGAAACTTCTCCACCATACCCCAGTACTTCAAGGAGAATGGCTACGTGACCATGTCGGTTGGAAAAGTCTTTCATCCTG GAGTGTCTTCCAATCATAGTGACGACTCTCCCTATAGCTGGTCTGTTCCACCTTATCATCCGTCCTCTGAAAAGTACGAAAACACCAAG ACCTGCAGGGGACCAGACGGAGAACTCCGTGCCAACCTGCTGTGCCCTGTGGATGTGGCAGATGTGCCCGAGGGCACCCTGCCTGACAAGCAGAGCACCGAGCAAGCCATACGGTTGTTGGGAAAGATGAAAACGTCTGGCAGTCCTTTCTTCCTGGCTGTGGGCTATCATAAGCCGCACATCCCCTTCAGATACCCCAAG GAATTTCAGAAGCTGTATCCCTTGGAGAACATCACCCTAGCTCCTGATCCCCAGGTCCCTGCCGGCCTCCCTCCTGTGGCCTACAACCCCTGGATGGATATCAGGCAGCGGGAGGATGTCCAAGCCTTAAACCTCAGTGTGCCCTACGGCCCGATTCCCGCCGACTTTCAG CGGAAAATCCGCCAGAGCTACTTTGCCTGTGTTTCGTATTTGGATACGCAGGTTGGCCACCTTTTGAGTGCCCTGGACGATCTTCAGCTGGCGAGCAGCACGATCGTGGCGCTCACCTCGGATCACG GGTGGGCTCTAGGCGAACACGGAGAATGGGCCAAATACAGCAATTTTGACGTCACTACTCGCGTGCCCCTGCTGTTCTATGTTCCGGGAAGGACGGCTCCGCTTCCAGCGGCAGGCGACAAGCTTTTCCCATACCTCGACCCTTTTGATTCCATCTCAGAATCAGTGGAGCCAG GCCGGCAAACCGGGGACCTCGTGGAActgctctctctcttccccacgcTTGCGGGACTTGCAGGGCTGCCTGTCCCTCCTCGCTGCCCCATCCCCTCGTTTCACGTGGAGCTGTGCCGAGAAGGCCGGAACCTTCTGAAGCATTTTCAGGTCCGTGACTCGGAAGAAGATCTGTACATCCGTGGTAATCCCCGTGAGTTGGTGGCCTATAGCCAGTACCCCCGGCCTGCGGACTCTCCTCAGTGGAATTCTGACAAGCCGAGTTTGGAAGATATAAAGGTCATGGGCTATTCCATACGCACAGTAGACTATAGGTATACTGTGTGGGTTGGCTTCAATCCCCGGGAATTTCTGGCTAACTTCTCAGACGTCCATGCAGGGGAACTGTATTTTGTAGCTTCTGACCCTTGGCAGGATCACAATATGTATAATGACTCCCAAGGTGGAGCCCTTCCCCGATCGTTGACGCCTTGA
- the IDS gene encoding iduronate 2-sulfatase isoform X2: MLPPGGGLLWLGLVLGSVGSAALGSSATDALNVLLIIVDDLRPSLGCYGDKVIRSPNMDQLASRSLLFQNAFAQQAVCAPSRVSLLTGRRPDTTRLYDFNSYWRAHSGNFSTIPQYFKENGYVTMSVGKVFHPGVSSNHSDDSPYSWSVPPYHPSSEKYENTKTCRGPDGELRANLLCPVDVADVPEGTLPDKQSTEQAIRLLGKMKTSGSPFFLAVGYHKPHIPFRYPKRKIRQSYFACVSYLDTQVGHLLSALDDLQLASSTIVALTSDHGWALGEHGEWAKYSNFDVTTRVPLLFYVPGRTAPLPAAGDKLFPYLDPFDSISESVEPGRQTGDLVELLSLFPTLAGLAGLPVPPRCPIPSFHVELCREGRNLLKHFQVRDSEEDLYIRGNPRELVAYSQYPRPADSPQWNSDKPSLEDIKVMGYSIRTVDYRYTVWVGFNPREFLANFSDVHAGELYFVASDPWQDHNMYNDSQGGALPRSLTP, translated from the exons ATGCTGCCGCCAGGCGGGGGCCTGCTCTGGCTTGGCCTGGTCCTGGGCTCCGTCGGATCCGCGGCGCTGGGCAGCTCGGCCACAG ATGCTCTGAATGTCCTTTTAATCATCGTGGATGACCTACGCCCCTCCCTGGGTTGTTACGGGGACAAGGTCATAAGGTCCCCAAACATGGACCAGCTGGCCTCCCGCAGCCTCCTCTTCCAGAATGCCTTTGCCCAG CAAGCCGTGTGCGCCCCGAGCCGCGTGTCCTTGCTCACCGGGAGGAGACCAGACACTACCCGCCTGTATGACTTCAACTCCTACTGGAGGGCACACTCTGGAAACTTCTCCACCATACCCCAGTACTTCAAGGAGAATGGCTACGTGACCATGTCGGTTGGAAAAGTCTTTCATCCTG GAGTGTCTTCCAATCATAGTGACGACTCTCCCTATAGCTGGTCTGTTCCACCTTATCATCCGTCCTCTGAAAAGTACGAAAACACCAAG ACCTGCAGGGGACCAGACGGAGAACTCCGTGCCAACCTGCTGTGCCCTGTGGATGTGGCAGATGTGCCCGAGGGCACCCTGCCTGACAAGCAGAGCACCGAGCAAGCCATACGGTTGTTGGGAAAGATGAAAACGTCTGGCAGTCCTTTCTTCCTGGCTGTGGGCTATCATAAGCCGCACATCCCCTTCAGATACCCCAAG CGGAAAATCCGCCAGAGCTACTTTGCCTGTGTTTCGTATTTGGATACGCAGGTTGGCCACCTTTTGAGTGCCCTGGACGATCTTCAGCTGGCGAGCAGCACGATCGTGGCGCTCACCTCGGATCACG GGTGGGCTCTAGGCGAACACGGAGAATGGGCCAAATACAGCAATTTTGACGTCACTACTCGCGTGCCCCTGCTGTTCTATGTTCCGGGAAGGACGGCTCCGCTTCCAGCGGCAGGCGACAAGCTTTTCCCATACCTCGACCCTTTTGATTCCATCTCAGAATCAGTGGAGCCAG GCCGGCAAACCGGGGACCTCGTGGAActgctctctctcttccccacgcTTGCGGGACTTGCAGGGCTGCCTGTCCCTCCTCGCTGCCCCATCCCCTCGTTTCACGTGGAGCTGTGCCGAGAAGGCCGGAACCTTCTGAAGCATTTTCAGGTCCGTGACTCGGAAGAAGATCTGTACATCCGTGGTAATCCCCGTGAGTTGGTGGCCTATAGCCAGTACCCCCGGCCTGCGGACTCTCCTCAGTGGAATTCTGACAAGCCGAGTTTGGAAGATATAAAGGTCATGGGCTATTCCATACGCACAGTAGACTATAGGTATACTGTGTGGGTTGGCTTCAATCCCCGGGAATTTCTGGCTAACTTCTCAGACGTCCATGCAGGGGAACTGTATTTTGTAGCTTCTGACCCTTGGCAGGATCACAATATGTATAATGACTCCCAAGGTGGAGCCCTTCCCCGATCGTTGACGCCTTGA